The window tctcctcctcgtGAAGCTTCTTAACGTCAATAATTCTACCAGTGACATCACGATGAACCGTTTCCGTGGGATCCGCTCTCTCTTCGCCTTCATCAGGAGATGGTGAGCGCTGCTCCGccatctccctctccgTATCTTCTCTCAATTGCGCTGCCGTACGCAAACCACCACGGCGCTTTGTCATCTGTACTGGAGCCGTGGTTGCAGATCCGTCAATATCTGGCTCTTGCTTGATGTCGGGCTTGATATCTTGCGGAGATGATGGCTCAGCTTGCGGTAAAGGAAGAGCAGTTTTATTCGCAACGGTGGCCCAAGAAGATTTAGATTTCTTAAAAGTGGCAAGGTCTTTCCCAATCACTAGGATACAAGTTAGACAGGTTCTTATACGTGCTTTAGaataaataataatgaAGAAACATACCAGGAgcatcatctccttcttcttcctcgttCTTACTCCTGCCCCAaacttcatcttcatctctcaACATTAAACCACTGGAGGCTTCAGTATTGGATGATCCACCAATATAATCCTCATTTTTGTGCTGCTTTTTTCGTTTCTTCTTTAATGTAGGATCTGATGAACGGGCAAGAATAGCGTCTGCCTTGGGCCCGGACATGTAGCTAGAGCAACGTTCGCATGGGTCAGTGATTAATGATGTTGGGTGTGGTAGCACGCACTTTGCGGCAAGATATGCCTTGAGGTCTGACATGATGGAAATGCTGCGAATGGAAAATAAAAAGGCCAGTGAGGGCAATAAATGTATCGATATCATGGTGGAAATAATGTGGTGTTGATAGATAGGGGGATGCCACTCCGCGGATGGGTGGCAAACACCGGCAAAGACCGCCTTTTGATGATGTGATGAGCCTGATATCAGAGTGATAGAGGAAAGGGACGGCGGGGTGGAATAATGGGCGATTCGCTGCATACTTTCTGACGAGTTCCTCCCTACTGCAGCCGTTCCATAGTGCCAAAATACCACAAAACCTATACCCTTAGTAACCAACACGGATTAGAACACCCTCACATGCCCCTCCCCTCCATacatcctcttcctccaaaCCCCACAACGGGCTATCAGCCGCTCGCAAGCCTTGGCGGAACACGATCAACTTTACACCCGCCACCCGCGAGTACATCTGGCGCTGGTGTTAGCAGAGAAACTCTTAAGAGCCTTCAAGATGTCTACTGGAGTGATGACGAGGTGCGTGCACTATCTTAGGATTGGACAGACGGGGAGCGCCATGGCGACGTGTTCAGCCATGCATGGCAGCAACACATCGAGATGTAAACCGTCTGGTTTTGATCCTCATTTGTGCAAAAGTAGAATACTATTATAAGATACAGTCCGGCTAATAGTACGCAGGATGACCCCGATTGTTTGCTTTGTGCAGAACCCCTCGATCTGTCAGATCTCAACTTCAAGCCTTGTCAGTGCGGTTTACAAATCTGTCAGTTTTGTTATAACAAGCTGTTGGACACCGATGCTCGATGCCCCGGCTGTCGCCGGCCATATGATACAAAAGCTGTTGTTTTTCAACCTGTTGATTGGGAAGAGTAGGTCATTTGGATCATCATTCTGACTGATCATCCCGCTGATTATTATATTACTTTTAGGGtgaaaaaggcaaaggagAGAAAGGCAAAAAAGGCAAAAACGATCAAGCAATTGACTGCTATTGGTCGTCGACCTCTTCTTGGGGTTAGAATTGTCATGAAAAACATGGTATATGTTGTGGGAATGAAACTTCCTGCTATAGGCGACGAGGTAAGTCGACATAGTGCCAATCTTTTATTTCGCTGCTCATAGATGGTTGCAGGCTTTATCCGTACTTCGCTCCAACGATTACTTTGGTCAGTACGGCAAAATCTCTAAGCTCTATCTTGCGGACATGAAACCGTCAACCTACGTTCCATCTCTCGGATCTGATAATTCTGAAACAACTGGCATATATATCGTGTATATCCGACGAGAAGATGCCGCTCGGTGTATCAGCTCCCTGGACGGAATTCCTGCCCCGCAAGGCCCTCCTGGTGCAGTTTTGAAGGCGACATATGGAACAGCGAGGTATTGCGAGGCATTCTTGAAGAGTGCAAAATGTGATAATTCAAACTGTCATGGTCTGCACGAATGGGGAGGCGAAAGTGATACTTTCACAAAGGAAGACATGGAGATTGCGTATGTACCATGTATTGTGGAAGTATACATTGCTAAAGCTCGATGTAGCTTGACACGGCCGTCCGAATACGATGCGAGGCAAAAGCAGCAAAATCAAGCTCAACCACAACAGTCACTTCCCTCTCTGTCATCCAAGATCGCTTGGCCCAAACCTTCAGGCGAGGACGGTCACTCAGGTGAGTTTTTCGCCTTTCAAGGTCTTGCAGTTCTGATGTGATTAGCTTTATCTGCAACGGGGCTTCCAAGCGCTGCCAGCTGGGGAAAAGGTATCGGTGCAAAAATACCTGGTCGTGGTTCCGCTGGCGCAATTGCTCGACCAACCAAAATCAACGGCCTTTTCCCCCTCAGTAAAAACAATGCTGCGTTCCCTCTCCCTACGCCTTCACCTACAGTCCCAATCATTATcaaagagaagaaggagaagaaatCTGCAGCCATGGCCAGAGCTCGGAGTACTGATTCAACCCAGAGTGCCACCCCCAGTAGTAATCAGACATCGCCCAAGAGGAAGAGTAATGCCTTGCCAAATTTAACGACTACAAAGCCCACTGCTTCATCTGCCCCTGTGCCTCCTTTATCTCAAAATGTCGCACCCTCGGTATCCGCCCCTACCCCTTCATCTCCCGGTCCTGCTCCTGAACCGGAACCTGTCTCCGAAGGCACGGATGGGTCCGCCGACGAACATCTGTCAGCCGAATCTGATGCGGGCCCGTCGTCCGAGTCCCCGGCCCCACAGACGCCTGCCCATATTGTTGAAAACATGCCTCCACCTCCTGTATCCTCTGAGCCCATCATCATTCACTCTCCTTATCCTGAACCTGTCATATTCACCTTCCCTGCGGATGACAAAGACTTCGCGTTCGTGCTCGGTTTGAACGATGGGGAGCTACAGAGGATGCAAGCGCAAGCGGAAGGATACGAGCCTAGCCCGTTTAGCAAAACGCTCGAAGGACTGGCTGAGCTAGGTGTCCATGCACCTGAGATTCCTGATTTATTCGTCACAGCAACGCCTCCGCCGGTCGACCACTACTCTGGATTGTTTAGACCTTTCGAGACTGATGAACCGTCCCCTGCAATGTCGAATAACACGCCCGGGACTCCACGCGTTTCTGAAGATGATCACAATGCTCAGCGCACTGAATCTCGGTTTGGCTTCGCTCGAGCGTCAGTAAACGTCTCCGCCCAAAGTCCTTTCAGCAACGCGCGACGTAGCGCGGCGGATCCAAACTTACGGGATGGGTGGTATCGCAACAACGATGCGTCATTATCATCTCATGCTCAGCATGATGCTAACAACGGAGCGTTCACCGCCCAGATGAGCAACAATTTCTCGAGCAGTTACGATTCAAGCGCAGGAGTAACCGACAATGGATGGAACGGCGAATCTGTTTACAGTGCCTCGCCCTCTCTGCAGAGGCAAAA is drawn from Cryptococcus gattii WM276 chromosome A, complete sequence and contains these coding sequences:
- a CDS encoding Bud site selection-related protein, putative (Similar to TIGR gene model, INSD accession AAW41599.1), giving the protein MSDLKAYLAANYMSGPKADAILARSSDPTLKKKRKKQHKNEDYIGGSSNTEASSGLMLRDEDEVWGRSKNEEEEGDDAPVIGKDLATFKKSKSSWATVANKTALPLPQAEPSSPQDIKPDIKQEPDIDGSATTAPVQMTKRRGGLRTAAQLREDTEREMAEQRSPSPDEGEERADPTETVHRDVTGRIIDVKKLHEEEKRREEEERRKEAERKEWTKGMVQRKNREENRRLEKEMAAADVGRSRDDVRMNREMKEEERWNDPAAAFLTKKKKKGPRRPKYEGSWAPNRFGIAPGFRWDGVDRSNDFEKKYFQAQNTRARREYEHNQWSVEDM
- a CDS encoding Transcriptional repressor, putative (Similar to TIGR gene model, INSD accession AAW41598.1) — its product is MPLPSIHPLPPNPTTGYQPLASLGGTRSTLHPPPASTSGAGVSRETLKSLQDVYWSDDEDDPDCLLCAEPLDLSDLNFKPCQCGLQICQFCYNKLLDTDARCPGCRRPYDTKAVVFQPVDWEEVKKAKERKAKKAKTIKQLTAIGRRPLLGVRIVMKNMVYVVGMKLPAIGDEALSVLRSNDYFGQYGKISKLYLADMKPSTYVPSLGSDNSETTGIYIVYIRREDAARCISSLDGIPAPQGPPGAVLKATYGTARYCEAFLKSAKCDNSNCHGLHEWGGESDTFTKEDMEIALTRPSEYDARQKQQNQAQPQQSLPSLSSKIAWPKPSGEDGHSALSATGLPSAASWGKGIGAKIPGRGSAGAIARPTKINGLFPLSKNNAAFPLPTPSPTVPIIIKEKKEKKSAAMARARSTDSTQSATPSSNQTSPKRKSNALPNLTTTKPTASSAPVPPLSQNVAPSVSAPTPSSPGPAPEPEPVSEGTDGSADEHLSAESDAGPSSESPAPQTPAHIVENMPPPPVSSEPIIIHSPYPEPVIFTFPADDKDFAFVLGLNDGELQRMQAQAEGYEPSPFSKTLEGLAELGVHAPEIPDLFVTATPPPVDHYSGLFRPFETDEPSPAMSNNTPGTPRVSEDDHNAQRTESRFGFARASVNVSAQSPFSNARRSAADPNLRDGWYRNNDASLSSHAQHDANNGAFTAQMSNNFSSSYDSSAGVTDNGWNGESVYSASPSLQRQNAATVGLHGYDVRPNGRLEQTLLQGQYVQKGMRDREGYDNTLLAMLQYGNPPQLFSSQHHHQQQQQQRAIFSPDSTPHAILEDGPFQSPMAFSQLQQAQQTPLQHHPDARQLMQMHQRRSQSPAPTHGYRRF